The Arachis ipaensis cultivar K30076 chromosome B03, Araip1.1, whole genome shotgun sequence region gcGTAAAATAAATCCAAAAATAGTGTCACAGTTTAAGTAAAAGTGATTCAAATATAtttctcaaaattttttttagaatatataaaaaattaaatatgggCAAACTCAATTTATTTACTAATAAAAACTTCTAAGTTTACGAAAGGCAACATTTTCTTATTACAATATTGAAGAAAGTAGTGAGAACTTAAGTAGATTATATCCCtgttgattttttaaaaagagaCAATATCCAAATATGTATGTGAGGATTTAAATTCATTTTGCAGCAGTTAGGATGAAATTGCCGCTAATAGTAAAACATAACACGACTTCTACTTTTTCCGTCCCACTAACCGCCGCAATATATCAATTTTGTGGAAGTTACACCATGCCAAACTAATTGTAGAACCGCTCCTTTTCACTGCATCAACTGCTACCATTATTTATTTTGCGGCTAATTTTTTAACCATCACTATCTACTGAATTTGTTGTAGTGTATATAAATatagggtaaaatatattttttatctttgaagtttgttaaaagttttaaaaatatccttaagttttattttgtttcaattttatcttaaaaattttttatttttctcaaatttATCCCTaatggctaatttttcaaaaaaattatgaccaattcaacaataattttacAAGAATAACTTTCAacgcaaacaaatcaaatatagtTATCATGCATTATTATTGGATTTGttttaaactttttgaaaatttagttgtTAGGAGTATATTTGATTCAAATCAAAATtttatagaacaaaattaaaacaaaataaaacttaaggatatttttaaaatttttgataaattttagaaaaaaaaaatatactttactcataaatatatttatacatatattattgtttaatttatttttaatatattttttattttaatatttattttatatatatacaccaAATGAAGCAAATGTAATCCATATAGTGTAAGTATTATAGTACCCTAAACTAAAACTCCTGCGGTCCTTCCCCCTTAAATTCCTTCTTCAAGACCATGTCCTCTTATATGAGTTTAAATTGAACATAGTCATTATCTCCGACATGTCTCAATAGTGAGAGGAATTGTATGTTTATTAAATATATTGGTTGTTATAGTGTCTAAAATATAGTGTTTAACTTATNNNNNNNNNNNNNNNNNNNNNNNNNNNNNTTAatatttgtgttattagtcattatatataagactataagttaatattttatgtttaaaatgcataagactttagactaatgcataatcttgtgttatttatattgatttaaatatttagtgttattaggcaatattagtattgattatggttatgctttaattttagagaagagttggttcttagtatatatttctaagtgaattttaccatgtcaaataatgattggagtcttggaaatttagatatttttacatgctaacttacaagaaagtatcaaggtaatataatgttaacggcccggttttcacccggtttttacccggtataatcgtggcccgaaagtgtataggtttcatcgggtctagggtcgggttcggatctaaaaaataggcccggtatatatttcgggtcgggtctgggtcacaccaaacccggtttcacccgacccatgcacacccctaattcTAACCATAACTATATCCATCATAAGACTACTCATAAGTGATATTGATTGTTTTTAATACATGTATTATTTATGAATATACAAGAATTTGTTCTGAATATAGATCCGTTTAAGCAATCCTTCTGGTTACTACATAAGACTACTCATGGGAGATGTGAAAGCATGGATATTACTTCTGGGGAAGGGGTTTGAAAATCAGTTTTGCGCCTTCGATCAAGAAACGCAGGCCTCATTGGTGTTGTGACCATGTCAATTTTGAATGTCAAGAGTGCCACGATCTCTGACATCGGAGGTCTTAGATTTGCAAGTGGCTGGAGGCAGAGGAATGCCACGTGGAATGCTTGCATAACATCTTTCTCCACGAACCCCTCTTCTTTCAGCTTTGGATCTACAAGCTCCATAATCTTTGAGTTCTCATAAAGTTTCCATGCCTATttcatcaacataaaaaagaTGAGTCTAGTTCATTAAATAAGAATCTAACTAGCTTATGTTTCTCTAAATTATTGAGATTTAATAGAGAGTTGAGAAACTTTACATATTCAGGGAGGTACTGCATTTCCAATGACAAAGTGAGATCTGTGTTTTTTCTACAACAAATAATTTCGAGCAACAGAACTCCAAAACTATAGATATCCGCCTTTTCTGATAATTCTCCTCTTAAAGCGTATTCAGGTGCTGTATAACCCCTttttcaagaaattaaaagaacataCAGGAAATTATGCTATTTGAAACACTGTATACTTAGGTTCATTTACTTCTTAAAATGAATAATTGCATACTAACTTACCAACTTGGAGACATTTCTAACTAAGGCTAACTAACTTTAGCAATAGTGTGGTTACTTGGGATATGTAATAAATGACGATAAGTAACATAAACTGCACCCAAGACCTTAGTCTAATGGTGAAAATCTTTGCTTTACAATATGTGTTGCGTACTCAGGTTTGAGACTTGATTAGGGTCAATAGTGGATGAGAACtcttaatattttgtgtataATTGTGTGTGTGTAGTATAGATGTGTGTTGTAATATTATAATACCCAAAATTAGAGGCTATCCAATTTATGACCCCAAAAGAAACATGAATAGAAAACTTAAATATAACACGAGTAACATGGTGAATATGCAGCTAGCATACAtagtaatttaaaatatttaataattggACTTACAATGTTCCAGCGAATTGTGTGCTAAGATAAGCTTGGTCTTCAGGGAAGAATCTGGCAAGGCCAAAGTCTCCAATCTTGGGATGAAACTTATCATCAAGAAGAATGTTGCTTGCTTTGATGTCTCGGTGAACAATTCTTAGATGTGAATCCTCATGAAGGTACTGCAATCCCCTTGCCACGCCTAGAACAATTTGGAACCTAGTGCTCCAATTCAGGAATCGATCAGCATTGTTCCCTGCATCAGGGGAATTTTCAAAGTTTCAATTTGCTCTGTTTAACCAGTTCTAAGCTCTTGTGGGAATTATAAAAAGAAGGGATACCATATATGAAGAAGTCCAAACTTCTGTTCTTCATGTATTCATAGACAAGTATCCTTTGTGGTCCATCTATGCAACATCCAAGAAGGCGAACGAGATTTTTGTGTTGGATACTTGTGATCAACCTCACCTCTGCCAGAAACTCTCTTTCTCCCTGCTGGGATTTGTTCAAAGATAGTTTCTGTATTAGCCTCAACTTTGTAATCATACCCGATAGACAGGCCCAAATCCACCACTTCCAAGAAGATTAGTAGGAGAAAAATTCTTGGTTGCTCTTCTTAATATCTGGTAGTCAAAGTAACTAATTGTCCTAAGGTTCCCACTCAACAACTCCATGGATCCTGGGTACACACAacaattttaattttgtcctCCATTATAAGTACTAGTATTTTTAATAGCGTTTAAGAAAATAATTAGCTATATCTAACATTTTTTCCTCTTAATAGCGTTTAATCATATATTGTTGGGTACACACACCAATATATGATTAATAACAAATGTGAAATTAATTAAAAACGTATTAATACATACTGTGCCACGTTTCAAATTCAGTTACCTTGCTGTTGTTTAGATGAAAACATCATATCCATAACTTCTGCTGTTTCAGTAAGTTTCCCTAATTAAGAAGCCAACCCCCACAAATTAATATAAACAAATATCTTTAACATAGATTCTGTTCTCAAATTAAAACTACCTTGTTTGCCTTTAGTAGTTTTAGGAGGTGTTGTATTTTTGCTCCCTTTGATACGCTTCCAAAATACAACCAAAATTATCAACAATACGATGAACATCACTATCCCTCCAAGGAAGAACAAAGTTGTATCAGTTTTCTTAGGGGATGGCTCTTCATTAGATGCTGGAGGTGGTGGATCCACTGCGATGAA contains the following coding sequences:
- the LOC107633022 gene encoding putative receptor-like protein kinase At4g00960 isoform X2 — protein: MPRGVLEVDPPPPASNEEPSPKKTDTTLFFLGGIVMFIVLLIILVVFWKRIKGSKNTTPPKTTKGKQGKLTETAEVMDMMFSSKQQQGSMELLSGNLRTISYFDYQILRRATKNFSPTNLLGSGGFGPVYRGEREFLAEVRLITSIQHKNLVRLLGCCIDGPQRILVYEYMKNRSLDFFIYGNNADRFLNWSTRFQIVLGVARGLQYLHEDSHLRIVHRDIKASNILLDDKFHPKIGDFGLARFFPEDQAYLSTQFAGTLGYTAPEYALRGELSEKADIYSFGVLLLEIICCRKNTDLTLSLEMQYLPEYAWKLYENSKIMELVDPKLKEEGFVEKDVMQAFHVAFLCLQPLANLRPPMSEIVALLTFKIDMVTTPMRPAFLDRRRKTDFQTPSPEVISMLSHLP
- the LOC107633022 gene encoding putative receptor-like protein kinase At4g00960 isoform X1 encodes the protein MPRNDIFYDFPGLVDPPPPASNEEPSPKKTDTTLFFLGGIVMFIVLLIILVVFWKRIKGSKNTTPPKTTKGKQGKLTETAEVMDMMFSSKQQQGSMELLSGNLRTISYFDYQILRRATKNFSPTNLLGSGGFGPVYRGEREFLAEVRLITSIQHKNLVRLLGCCIDGPQRILVYEYMKNRSLDFFIYGNNADRFLNWSTRFQIVLGVARGLQYLHEDSHLRIVHRDIKASNILLDDKFHPKIGDFGLARFFPEDQAYLSTQFAGTLGYTAPEYALRGELSEKADIYSFGVLLLEIICCRKNTDLTLSLEMQYLPEYAWKLYENSKIMELVDPKLKEEGFVEKDVMQAFHVAFLCLQPLANLRPPMSEIVALLTFKIDMVTTPMRPAFLDRRRKTDFQTPSPEVISMLSHLP